DNA sequence from the Manihot esculenta cultivar AM560-2 chromosome 11, M.esculenta_v8, whole genome shotgun sequence genome:
AGTGAGAGAGAGAGGCTCACTTCGAAACCAGAGATAAGGACACATGCATGTCACTGTAATCAACGGTCTATATTGTCTTTACTTTTTCATCAGATCACGTGTACCGTTAGATCTATAACCTCTACATAACCATGGTTAAATACTTGGGTTACATAACTTGACCATGGTAAGCTCAGCTGCTTCCCTGAGTTAAACTCAAAGCTCAAGTCTCTGTGCGTCTCTGAGagaggggagagagagagagagagagagagagaggagagatGAGGAAAGAATCTGTACACGGTCTCTCTCTTTAGCTTCATTTCCTATTATTGGGTATTATTATCATTGGATTTTGATTTGCTTAGCAATTTCCATTTATGGAAGTCTCAGATTCTTAGATCTCTGTTCTTTGATCTGGTTTTTTcaaccctttttttttcttttttttttttttttttcaatttctgtAATCATCACTTTTTGATTCAACCATGATCATTCATAACCCAATAGAGCATTTTCCTTCACATTCTCGGGAAAATTGGActgctttctctctctcttctctcatTTCTAATAATACCCATTAGTTATTTCTGCTTCTTCAGATCTAAGCTCTTGGCTTTGTACTTCTTATTCAAGATCTAGCTAAAAATTTTAGAGTTCTAGATCTGGGTTGCGTTCTGTATCAAAATCtctcaattttttcttttcgaGATTGAATGTGTATTATCCCCTTTAGtatagagagaaaaaaagaatgaaTTATTTCCCAGACGAGGTATTAGAGCATGTGTTCGATTTTGTAACATCACACAAAGACCGCAACGCGTTGTCTCAAGTATGTAAATCATGGTACAGGATCGAAAGCTCTAGCAGGCAGAAGGTGTTTATAGGAAATTGTTATGCGATCAGCCCAGAGAGAGTGATCGAGAGGTTTCCTGGTTTAAAGTCCATTACTTTGAAGGGAAAGCCTCATTTCGCTGACTTCAATCTTGTCCCACATGATTGGGGAGGCTTTGTTTATCCCTGGATCGAAGCGTTCGCGAGGAACAAGGTATGCTTGGAGGAGCTCCGGCTGAAGAGGATGGTGGTTTCCGATGAAAGCTTGGAGCTGCTCTCGAGGTCTTGTGCGAATTTTAAGTCTTTGGTTCTTGTTAGTTGTGAAGGTTTCACCACTGATGGGCTTGCTGCTATTGCTGCTAATTGTAGGTAAGAAATAATTACTTCCCtttcattcttttttctttttctcctctATTTTTTAAGCTTTTAGATGGTCTGGCTTTATctatttatcttttgttttgttCTAATGCGGTGTTGAGTATTTGGGTTGCTTAAAAAGATTGTTCCTTTTACCTTGAATTGCTTATGGAATTTCTGTTAGAAGTAAAAAATTCTACTGCAGTCCAGTTAAGTGTAATAAGAACTGGAATTCAGGAAAAAAAAGTTATCCTTGGGATCTACTTCCCTACTTCTTCACAGATCAATATGTTGTATTATTTGATAGACTCTTGTTTTTTGTGAATTAGAATTTTTTGTAGTCGCCTGCTTTGTTCCCGACATTGCTATTTGCAACATAATTTTTTCCCCCATCCTTGTTTTCATTTGCAATGTTGTGTTGTTTCACAGTCTGCAAGTTATTATCTGTTTCTAGGTTGGCTTTTTTATCTATGTAATCAACATTGTTGTGATGCCAATAAATTCAACGGATGCtcttatttaaattttgttaacACAAGTAAAATTTCTCATCTGCCTGGATGTACTGCTTTTTGAAATTTTCCACAACTCCCTTTCtttattgaaatcaagcttCTTGTTAGTGTTATAGTCTAGATTATTGGTTCGCTTTCGAGGCTGTGCTTGTTTGCTTTCATATAAGAATTGTTATccaatttaatgaaattaaaagcaTCTGAAAATTAAAATGCAGTTGCAAAGCGGCAACAACTATCACCTGTTAGCCTACCACAATAAGAGAATGTGTTGTGGGTGGTTAATAACTTACTATGAATGTTGGGTATTTAGAGTCCGGACATAGATACGAGTTGTGTTATAACTTTATATGCCTTTCTCTATCTTCACCCAGGTTTCTTAGAGAGCTGGACCTGCAAGAAAATGAAGTTGAGGATCATAGAGGCCACTGGCTTGGTTGTTTCCCTGATAACTGTACATCTCTCATATCACTTAATTTTGCTTGCCTCAAAGGAGATATTAATTTGGGAGTTCTAGAGAGACTCGTAGCAAGATCTCCAAATCTCAGAAGTTTGAGGTTAAATCGAGCAGTTCCACTTGATACACTTCAGAAGATATTGATGCTATCGCCTCAGTTATTGGACTTGGGTGTAGGATCTTGTGTGCATGATCCAGAATCTGAAACCTACAACAAATTAGTGACTGCCATTCAAAAGTGTAAATCAGTCAGGAGCTTGTCCGGGTTTTTGGACGTCGCTCCTCACTGCCTACCAGCTTTTCacttgatttgcccaaacctgACCTCC
Encoded proteins:
- the LOC110627133 gene encoding protein AUXIN SIGNALING F-BOX 2; protein product: MNYFPDEVLEHVFDFVTSHKDRNALSQVCKSWYRIESSSRQKVFIGNCYAISPERVIERFPGLKSITLKGKPHFADFNLVPHDWGGFVYPWIEAFARNKVCLEELRLKRMVVSDESLELLSRSCANFKSLVLVSCEGFTTDGLAAIAANCRFLRELDLQENEVEDHRGHWLGCFPDNCTSLISLNFACLKGDINLGVLERLVARSPNLRSLRLNRAVPLDTLQKILMLSPQLLDLGVGSCVHDPESETYNKLVTAIQKCKSVRSLSGFLDVAPHCLPAFHLICPNLTSLNLSYAPGIQGSDLTKLIRHCRKLQRLWILDCIGDKGLEVVASTCKDLQELRVFPSDPYVGNAAVTEEGLVAISSGCPKLHSILYFCQQMTNAALIAVAKNCPNFIRFRLCILDPTKPDAVTMQPLDEGFGAIVHSCKGLRRLSLTGLLTDQVFLYIGMYAEQLEMLSIAFAGDSDQGMQYVLNGCKKLRKLEIRDCPFGNGALLMDVGKYETMRSLWMSSCEVTLGGCKTLAKKMRRLNVEIMNENEQADFGADDTHKVDKMYLYRTLVGQRKDEPDFVWTL